TCCGGGTTTAACAAATAAAATCCTTGGAAAAAAAGTGGATGTTATTGCAATCAGTTTTGAAGACTCCAAGAAGTATTTTGTGCATCCCAAAAAAATGGTATTGACCGGTAATCCTATTCGAAAAGCTTTTCGGGAACCTTCAGAATCCAAGAGAAAACAAGAAAAGAAGCAAATTCTTATTTTTGGCGGCAGCGGAGGAGCAACGAAAATCAATGAAGGGGTTTCGTGGATTGCTGAGAATTATGACCGACTGCCCTATGAGATTTTGGCGGTCAGCGGAAAACACCATTTTAATGGAATGAATGAAACGATAAAGCATCAGGATATTGAAGTGGTAAGCTATTTAGAAAATATGCCGGATAAAATGAAGGAAGCGGATTTGATCATTTCCAGTGCAGGAGCGATAACGATTACGGAAATTCTAGCAACAGGGAAGCCTGCGATTTTAATCCCGAAGGCTTACACAGCAGAAAATCACCAAGAGTATAATGCCCGAAGCATTGAATTAAAAGGGGGAGCTATTGTGATTTTAGAAAAAGAGTTAACCGGAGAGAAGCTTCATCGAGAAATTGTGCGATTAACTGAGGATCAGCATCTACTGAAGGACATGGGGAACAAAAATGCCGCCTTAGCCCAAGGAGAAACGGAAGAAGATCTCTATAAGTTATTCGAAAGTTTATATAATAAACAAGAATTGAATTAGGTGAAGTCATGAAAAAATTAGGGCGGATAATAAAGGGAATAGTGCTGTTTATGATCATTTTTGGCGTTATTATTGTTAGAATGCTTTATATGGATATTTTGATGCTACAAAATCTGGAGATAGAGGCTTCAGAACATATCACCAAAAAATATTTTAAAGATACTACTGAAATCACATTGAATCAGAACATTCTTCGATATAATTTAAATAAAAAAGAACAGGGCATTGAAGAACATCCCTATGTCCGCGAGGTAATTATCCAAAGAAAATTGCCTGATACCCTTGAAATAAAGCTGAAAGAACGGGAAGAATATGCTATAATACCCTATAATGGTAATTACTTATTTATGGATAGGGAGCTTTTCCTTCTGCGAAAATCAGACTCCTACATTGTCGGAGATTTGCCGGTTTTACGAGAGGTGCAGGTCCAAAGTGCAGATATTGGAAATGAGATTATCACCGATAATAATGATCAACTACGGTTTTCATTAGATGCCTATGAAGCTTTATCGATTTCCGATATTTCTACAGATATTACAGAGTATTATTTAGTTGAAGATCAACTGATTGTAGAAACAACAGAGCATATTGATATTGTGCTAGGAATTGACATAGATTTACCCTACACGATTGTTGCAACACAACAGGTTTATGAGGATTTACTTAATCGTAATCAGCGCAATGTATCGATTATATCAAAATACAAGGATTATATCTATGTGGAAGCGGGAACTTTTTTTGAAGATCGCCGGTCTAATGAAGAGGAAGAAAAGAAGCATCTAGAAGAATCTGAAGAGGAAGAAGAACCCACTGGTGATAACTAGATTGTATGTTTAGGATAACGGCTTTAGGGGGATGAAAAATGAAAGATGTTAAAAGTAAAATTATTTTAGGACTACTCTCCATGCTTGTGGTATTCTCATTATCCGTTCAGTTTCAAACTATTCGGGACACAACCGGAGGAGAACTTCTTTCTACCCAACGTTCCCAAGCTATGGCCATTGAACTTAGAAATCTTCAAGAGGAACGGGAGCAACTAACGAAGGAACTAACGGATCTGGAAAATCGTCTTCAGGAGTACGAGCAGACCGATGCGGATGAAAATCTGATTATACAAAATCTTAGAAGGGATTTACAAAGGTACCAATTGATCTCTGGTCATGTTTCCGGACAGGGACCGGGGGTAGTTATCACCATTGAAAGTGAAGAGGAAGAGGGAGAGTTTTTGTTGTATAATTACGATATTTTACTGTCTCTTGCCAATAACTTAAATGCCGCCGGTGCGGAAGCTATAGAAATAAACGGGGAGCGCTATACCGCTTTGACTGAAATTTATTATGGTTCTAATGCCATTCATGTCAATGACCGACCCATTAGTCCTCCCTTTGAGATAAGAGCAATTGGACATGGGGACACACTGGAAGCGGCTTTGAATATTCGCTATGGCATTATATGGGAAATAAGACAATTTACTGGAATTAACGTGGAAATTACCAAAGAGGATAATATATTTATTGAAAGAGCACAAAATATTTCGGAGTTTGAGTACGCGGTACCGTTAGCAGAAGATGAACAATAGAATTTAAGGAGCTTTTACTATGAAAAACTCAAGGGATAAATTAATTATCGGGATAACGTTTTTTTTCGTAAGTTTTATGTTGGTAACTAATATCCGTAATACGGACATGAATTATGATTTCATTAGGCTAGATACTGTAGAGGCTTTTAATACCGAAATATCCGAAACAAAACAGGAAGTTGAAGATCTAGAGGAGTATATTGAACAACAGAGAATTCAGCTAAAGGAGTACCAGCAAGCACTTCAGGAGGGAACGCTAGAAGAGGTTCTTGCCATAGAGGTGAAAAAACAAAAAATGTATAGCCACCTTACACCGTTGAGGGGGCCGGGAGTTACAGTAACCTTAGAGGACAGTGAGCGAGAACTGGATGAAGGAGAAGATCCCAACAATCTTGTGATCCATGACCTGGATGTATTGAATATTTTGAATGATCTTAGAAGAGCCGGGGCAGAGGCGTTAGCAATAAATGGTCAGCGGGTGACCAGCCAAACCCAAATCAAGTGTCAAGGTGCGACTATCACGGTAAATGATGTTACCTATGGGCAGCCCTTTATTATAGAAGCTATTGGAAATCCGGACACCCTTAATGCTGCGATTAACGCGCCTACTTCCTATGCCTATATTTTACGGGAGTACTATGAACTTCCTGTAGGGTCGGAAATTAGTGATGAAATTTTGATAAAAGCCTTTGAACGGGAGCCGGCGCTGAATTATATAGAGATACAGGAAGGTGATTAAATGATTTTTGCATTTATTGGAATTTTATTAGGCGTGGCACTGGGATTTCTAATTCCGATTACTTACCCTCCCGGTTTTTCACTGTACATTTCAGTGGCAATTCTTGCTGCACTGGACTCGGTTTTTGGAGCTTTCCGAGCAAGCCTTGAAGAAAAATTTGATATAGAAATTTTTGTTTCCGGTTTTTTCGGAAACACGATTTTAGCTGTAGTTCTGGCTTATATTGGTGATAAATTAGGAGTCCCTCTCTATTATGCGGCGATTTTTGCTTTTGGAGGGAGATTATTCCAAAATCTAGCGGTTATAAGGCGGATCGCGATCCATCGCTTGAGGGTTGCTAGAGGAGTAAGCAAAACTGCTCGTAGTCAAAGGAAATAACAGTTTTTTTATTTTTTTTCATAAAAAAGAAGGATTTTGAAAAGATGTGTTGAATTATTGTATAAAGGAATAATTTATCATACTATATCTTGGTATCAAACCGTTCTGAAATAAGAAATATTCATACGTACTATAGGGAGGTAATGCTTATGTTGGAATTTGATGTTGACATGGATCAATTTGCTCAAATAAAAGTTGTTGGTGTTGGCGGAGGCGGAAACAATGCAGTAAACCGTATGGTGGAATCCGGCTTAAAAGGTGTGGAATTTATTGCGATTAATACGGATAAGCAGGCTTTGTATTCTTCTAAAGCTGAACATAAATTACAAATTGGAGAAAAGCTAACCAAGGGATTAGGAGCTGGAGCAAATCCTGAAATCGGTAAGAAAGCTGCTGGGGAAAGCAAAGAAGATATTTACCGAAGACTTGAAGGGGCGGATATGGTTTTCGTAACTGCGGGAATGGGAGGCGGAACCGGTACCGGAGCTGCGCCTATTGTATCGGAAATTGCAAAAGAAATGGGAATACTAACGGTAGGGGTTGTTACAAAGCCCTTCACTTTTGAAGGGAAAAAAAGGATGTCCCATGCTCAAATCGGTATAGATGATCTTAGAGATAAAGTGGATACGTTAGTTACCATTCCTAATGATCGATTACTGCAGGTCATTGAAAAGAAAACCACTATGTTGGATGCTTTTAAAATAGCGGATGACGTTTTGAAACAAGGGGTTCAGGGGATTTCTGATTTAATAGCGGTACCCGGTCTTGTGAATTTGGACTTTGCCGATGTTAAAACGATCATGTTGGAGCAGGGACTGGCTCACATGGGGATTGGAAGTGCCGTAGGAGAAAATCGAGCCTCAGAAGCTGCGAAACAGGCAATACAAAGTCCGTTGCTTGAAACCTCAATAAAAGGGGCAAAGGGAGTGTTGTTGAATATTACCGGCGGAGCGGGATTGGGCCTTTTTGAAGTTAATGAAGCCGCGGAATTGGTTACGGAAGCCGCTGATGAAAATGCCAACATTATTTTTGGAGCTGTGATCAATGAAGACTTAGAGGATGAGTTAAGAATTACAGTAATTGCTACCGGGTTTGATAATGAGCCTCTGAATGAAGAGGAAGTTCAAAAAAAAGACCAGACGATAGAATCAAAGAAAAAAGGAGATTCCTTAGACATTCCTGTGTTTCTACGAAGGAATAGATAAAGTGAACTAGGAGGATTTAGATGAATTGTCCATTTTGTTCCCATGAAGAATCGAAAGTTGTTGATTCAAGACCTACCGAAGAAGGGCAGGCAATTCGCAGAAGGAGAGAGTGCTCGAGTTGTAAAAAGCGCTTTACCACCTACGAAAAAATAGAAGAGCTCCCACTGATTGTTATTAAAAAAGGAGGAACCCGGGAATCCTATAACCGGAGTAAAGTTATGAATGGCATTATTCGCTCCTGTGAAAAAAGACCGGTTTCTCTACAGGATATAGAAAAGATCGTGGATGACATAGAAAAAACCTTGTACAATTCCATGGAGAAGGAAATAAGTACAAATTTTATCGGCGAACTGGTTATGGATAAACTAAAAAAAACCGACGAGGTTGCTTATGTGCGATTTGCTTCGGTTTATCGGGAGTTTAAAGATATTAGCACATTCATGGAGGAGCTTAATAAATTAATTAAAGATCCTGACACTAGCAATAGCTAGTGTTTTTTCTTTTGAACAAAGACTGAAAACTATATACGGTTTACAGTGCTGCTATAAAACTGTATAATAGTGAGGATTGTTATGTAAAGGAATAAAATTATGTTATAATAAAAATGCATTATAAGATAATATAGTTTATGGTTTTTAAAAAGTTAGAAGAAGGTGTTTAGGTTGGAACATGAAGTAATTAATCGAATTAGCAAGGTGGGACCGGAAACTATAGGTGCGGAACTGGAGATTGAGGTAGGGGATATCCTACTGAATATTAACGGTCAACCTATTAATGATATCATAGAATATCGTTATTTCATTTCCGATGAATATCTGGAAATGGATATACAAAAAAGCAACGGAGAAATATGGACTTTGGAGATTGAAAAAGAGTATGATGAGGATCTGGGATTGGAGTTTGAAAACCCTATTATTGATCAGTCTAAAAATTGTCAAAATCAGTGTATATTTTGTTTTGTCGATCAATTACCAAATAATATGCGTAAAACGTTGTATTTTAAGGATGATGATTCCCGACTATCCTTTTTGCAAGGGAATTACATCACTCTCACAAATATGAAAGAGGAGGAAATACAAAGGATTATTGACTATCGTATTAGTCCTATTAACCTATCGGTTCATGCTACGGATCCTGCTCTTCGAGTGAAAATGCTTAACAACAAAAAGGCCGGGGACATTCTAAAGGTTATGAGGGATTTTAATGATCATGAAATAAAGATGAACTGTCAAATTGTTCTTTGCCCCGGAGTAAATGACGGAAAACATCTAGATAAAACAATTCAAGACCTAAAAGAACTTCAGCATATTCAAAGCACGGCTATCGTTCCCGTAGGAATTACAAAATATCGGGAAGGCCTTTTTCTAATGAAGCCCTATGATCAAGGCACTGCTTCAAAGGTTATTGAACAGGTGGAAGCTTGGCAAAGATCGATAGTAAAAGAAAAAGGAAGACGGTTTGTTCATCTATCCGATGAGTTCTATATTTTAGCACAGAGACCGTTTCCTAAAATAAAAGATTATGAGGGGTTTCCGCAAATTGAAAATGGTGTGGGGTTAGTTGCCAAGTTTCGCGGGGAAGTTGACGAGGCTTTAGCTATGGAAAAATTTAAGGCTGAACAGGGTTCCCGTCCTGAGCTAAAGGATCTAATGGATGTCAATAGACAGGTGCTGGTTCAACTGGTTACCGGAGTCTTAGCAAAGGAATTTATGGAGAATATCGCAAAAAAAGTTCATAGCGTGTTGCCTTTCATAGAATTTGAAGTTATCCCGGTGAAAAACCGCTTCTTTGGAGAAACGATAACTGTTAGTGGTTTAGTGACCGGAGGCGATATTATTGAAACATTAAAAAGCCCAGAGGTCGAAGGAAGAGAAAGTAAAAATATCAAAACCATAACGATGATTCCCAAATCCATGCTAAAAGCAGAGGAAAACGTTTTTCTTGATGATCTTACTTTAAAAGATCTGGAACAAGAACTCAAAAGAACAGTCATCGCTTCCTCTGTGGATGGAAAAAGTTTTGTACGCAGTTTATTAGAAATATCAAAATCAACTTAAGGGGTGATAATATGGGAAAACCAATTGTGGCAATCGTAGGACGACCAAATGTGGGAAAGTCCACTTTATTTAATAAAATATCAGGAAAAAGGATTGCGATTGTGGAGGACAGACCGGGTGTTACCAGAGATCGAATATACATTGAAACCGAGTGGCTTAGTCATCAGTTTCATTTGATCGACACGGGTGGTATTGAGCCGAAGTCCAAGGAAATTATTCCGGCACAAATGAAACGTCAAGCGGAGCTCGCTATAGAAACTGCGGATGTAATTATTTTTTTGCTTGATGGTAGAGAAGGGTTAACGGCTAATGATCGTGAGATTGCTAGTATGCTAAGAAAATCCGGCAAGCCACTTTTATTAGTGCTCAACAAAGTGGATAACAGGGAGTCTTCTCCTTTTTATTACGACTTTTTCGAATTAGGATTAGGGGAACCGGTGGAAATCTCATCGGCCATGGGATTAAATATCGGAAATTTATTAGATGAAATGGTGGCTTTATTCCCAAAAGTCGAGGAACAAGACTACGATGAAGATGTTGTAAAAGTTGCGGTTATAGGAAAGCCAAATGTGGGGAAATCCTCACTGATCAATAAAATTCTGGGGGAAGATCGGGTAATTGTCAGCGAAATTGCAGGAACAACCCGAGACGCTATTGATACCCCTTTCACCCATGGAGATGACCGCTACGTATTAATTGATACCGCAGGTATTCGAAGAAAAAGCAAGGTTTATGATAACATTGAGCGTTACAGCGTTATCCGTTCAGTTACCGCTGTAGAACGGGCGGATGTTTGCCTGTTGGTTATTGATGCTATGGAAGGGGTAACAGAACAGGACAAGAAAATAGCGGGGTATAGTCATGAAGCCGGAAAAGCTTTAGTTATTGTTATTAACAAATGGGACTTAGTGGAAAAAGATACGAAGACCATGAATACCTTTATCAAGGACGTTCGTAATGAACTTTCCTACTGCTATTATGCACCGATTTTGTTCATCTCAGCTTTGACAGGCCAGAGAACAAACAAAATTATTGAAACCGTTAAGGCCGTAGCAAATCAAAATGCCATGCGTTTAAAAACCGGAGTACTAAATGAAATTATTGGGGAGGCAGTACTGCTCAATCAACCCCCATCGGATAAGGGGAAAAAACTAAAAATTTATTACTGCACCCAGGGAGGGGTTAAGCCGCCGACATTTATACTGTTTATAAACGATAAAAAGCTGGCGCACTTCTCTTACATCCGATATTTAACAAATAAAATACGTGAAAACTTTGGGTTTGAAGGCAGTCCGATTCGATTTATCTTAAAAGAAAAGGCGAAAGGGGATTAACTGTGGAGTTATTAGTTACCATCTTTGTTGCTTATTTAATTGGAAATTTGTCTCCGTCCTATCTCATAGGAAAAATGGCGAAAAATATTGATATTCGAGAACATGGCAGTGGAAA
The genomic region above belongs to Isachenkonia alkalipeptolytica and contains:
- the murG gene encoding undecaprenyldiphospho-muramoylpentapeptide beta-N-acetylglucosaminyltransferase is translated as MKVIISGGGTGGHIYPALAIADTIKAKNPDAEILFVGRKDGLESEIIPRYGYPIEFITVGYLKRKLSFHNVKSGLKLLQGLAQSKKILRKFSPDVVIGTGGFVSGPIVYTAARENFPTMLHEQNVYPGLTNKILGKKVDVIAISFEDSKKYFVHPKKMVLTGNPIRKAFREPSESKRKQEKKQILIFGGSGGATKINEGVSWIAENYDRLPYEILAVSGKHHFNGMNETIKHQDIEVVSYLENMPDKMKEADLIISSAGAITITEILATGKPAILIPKAYTAENHQEYNARSIELKGGAIVILEKELTGEKLHREIVRLTEDQHLLKDMGNKNAALAQGETEEDLYKLFESLYNKQELN
- a CDS encoding cell division protein FtsQ/DivIB codes for the protein MKKLGRIIKGIVLFMIIFGVIIVRMLYMDILMLQNLEIEASEHITKKYFKDTTEITLNQNILRYNLNKKEQGIEEHPYVREVIIQRKLPDTLEIKLKEREEYAIIPYNGNYLFMDRELFLLRKSDSYIVGDLPVLREVQVQSADIGNEIITDNNDQLRFSLDAYEALSISDISTDITEYYLVEDQLIVETTEHIDIVLGIDIDLPYTIVATQQVYEDLLNRNQRNVSIISKYKDYIYVEAGTFFEDRRSNEEEEKKHLEESEEEEEPTGDN
- a CDS encoding DUF881 domain-containing protein codes for the protein MKDVKSKIILGLLSMLVVFSLSVQFQTIRDTTGGELLSTQRSQAMAIELRNLQEEREQLTKELTDLENRLQEYEQTDADENLIIQNLRRDLQRYQLISGHVSGQGPGVVITIESEEEEGEFLLYNYDILLSLANNLNAAGAEAIEINGERYTALTEIYYGSNAIHVNDRPISPPFEIRAIGHGDTLEAALNIRYGIIWEIRQFTGINVEITKEDNIFIERAQNISEFEYAVPLAEDEQ
- a CDS encoding DUF881 domain-containing protein, with amino-acid sequence MKNSRDKLIIGITFFFVSFMLVTNIRNTDMNYDFIRLDTVEAFNTEISETKQEVEDLEEYIEQQRIQLKEYQQALQEGTLEEVLAIEVKKQKMYSHLTPLRGPGVTVTLEDSERELDEGEDPNNLVIHDLDVLNILNDLRRAGAEALAINGQRVTSQTQIKCQGATITVNDVTYGQPFIIEAIGNPDTLNAAINAPTSYAYILREYYELPVGSEISDEILIKAFEREPALNYIEIQEGD
- a CDS encoding small basic family protein, translated to MFAFIGILLGVALGFLIPITYPPGFSLYISVAILAALDSVFGAFRASLEEKFDIEIFVSGFFGNTILAVVLAYIGDKLGVPLYYAAIFAFGGRLFQNLAVIRRIAIHRLRVARGVSKTARSQRK
- the ftsZ gene encoding cell division protein FtsZ, translated to MLEFDVDMDQFAQIKVVGVGGGGNNAVNRMVESGLKGVEFIAINTDKQALYSSKAEHKLQIGEKLTKGLGAGANPEIGKKAAGESKEDIYRRLEGADMVFVTAGMGGGTGTGAAPIVSEIAKEMGILTVGVVTKPFTFEGKKRMSHAQIGIDDLRDKVDTLVTIPNDRLLQVIEKKTTMLDAFKIADDVLKQGVQGISDLIAVPGLVNLDFADVKTIMLEQGLAHMGIGSAVGENRASEAAKQAIQSPLLETSIKGAKGVLLNITGGAGLGLFEVNEAAELVTEAADENANIIFGAVINEDLEDELRITVIATGFDNEPLNEEEVQKKDQTIESKKKGDSLDIPVFLRRNR
- the nrdR gene encoding transcriptional regulator NrdR; this translates as MNCPFCSHEESKVVDSRPTEEGQAIRRRRECSSCKKRFTTYEKIEELPLIVIKKGGTRESYNRSKVMNGIIRSCEKRPVSLQDIEKIVDDIEKTLYNSMEKEISTNFIGELVMDKLKKTDEVAYVRFASVYREFKDISTFMEELNKLIKDPDTSNS
- a CDS encoding DUF512 domain-containing protein: MGPETIGAELEIEVGDILLNINGQPINDIIEYRYFISDEYLEMDIQKSNGEIWTLEIEKEYDEDLGLEFENPIIDQSKNCQNQCIFCFVDQLPNNMRKTLYFKDDDSRLSFLQGNYITLTNMKEEEIQRIIDYRISPINLSVHATDPALRVKMLNNKKAGDILKVMRDFNDHEIKMNCQIVLCPGVNDGKHLDKTIQDLKELQHIQSTAIVPVGITKYREGLFLMKPYDQGTASKVIEQVEAWQRSIVKEKGRRFVHLSDEFYILAQRPFPKIKDYEGFPQIENGVGLVAKFRGEVDEALAMEKFKAEQGSRPELKDLMDVNRQVLVQLVTGVLAKEFMENIAKKVHSVLPFIEFEVIPVKNRFFGETITVSGLVTGGDIIETLKSPEVEGRESKNIKTITMIPKSMLKAEENVFLDDLTLKDLEQELKRTVIASSVDGKSFVRSLLEISKST
- the der gene encoding ribosome biogenesis GTPase Der, whose protein sequence is MGKPIVAIVGRPNVGKSTLFNKISGKRIAIVEDRPGVTRDRIYIETEWLSHQFHLIDTGGIEPKSKEIIPAQMKRQAELAIETADVIIFLLDGREGLTANDREIASMLRKSGKPLLLVLNKVDNRESSPFYYDFFELGLGEPVEISSAMGLNIGNLLDEMVALFPKVEEQDYDEDVVKVAVIGKPNVGKSSLINKILGEDRVIVSEIAGTTRDAIDTPFTHGDDRYVLIDTAGIRRKSKVYDNIERYSVIRSVTAVERADVCLLVIDAMEGVTEQDKKIAGYSHEAGKALVIVINKWDLVEKDTKTMNTFIKDVRNELSYCYYAPILFISALTGQRTNKIIETVKAVANQNAMRLKTGVLNEIIGEAVLLNQPPSDKGKKLKIYYCTQGGVKPPTFILFINDKKLAHFSYIRYLTNKIRENFGFEGSPIRFILKEKAKGD